One window of the Archaeoglobus sulfaticallidus PM70-1 genome contains the following:
- a CDS encoding Lrp/AsnC family transcriptional regulator, translating into MHEADKKVEVLKLLEDNARYSVDEIADITGLSREDVEKIISECENEKSILKYKTIIDWEKLGEEFVVALIDVRVNLTREKNYDDIARRIAKFPEVHAVRLVSGEYDFQIVVKGKSLKDVSFFVSEKVSTLPEVRDTNTHFVLKSYKEEGVLLFSDEEDRRLAIVP; encoded by the coding sequence ATGCATGAAGCTGATAAGAAGGTGGAGGTGCTGAAACTCCTTGAAGACAATGCAAGATATTCTGTGGATGAGATAGCCGATATAACTGGCCTGAGCCGTGAAGATGTAGAAAAGATAATATCCGAATGCGAGAATGAGAAATCGATTCTAAAATACAAGACTATAATCGACTGGGAAAAGCTTGGTGAGGAGTTTGTGGTGGCTTTAATCGATGTTAGGGTTAACCTCACGAGAGAGAAAAATTACGATGATATTGCAAGAAGAATTGCCAAGTTTCCTGAGGTACATGCTGTAAGGCTGGTTAGCGGAGAGTATGACTTTCAGATCGTTGTTAAAGGCAAATCCTTGAAGGATGTGTCATTCTTCGTTTCAGAAAAGGTATCAACCCTGCCTGAGGTCAGGGATACGAACACACATTTTGTGCTCAAATCGTATAAGGAAGAGGGAGTTCTGCTTTTCAGTGATGAAGAGGATAGGAGGCTTGCGATAGTTCCGTAG